One part of the Amaranthus tricolor cultivar Red isolate AtriRed21 chromosome 16, ASM2621246v1, whole genome shotgun sequence genome encodes these proteins:
- the LOC130802129 gene encoding serine/threonine-protein phosphatase 7 long form homolog has protein sequence MAMRGPVDPSVLTLQATHRSVAAWEGSTAQLVTRQHYQASTLRWEVDDKVLDVVELAGFRYIHRLLGGGLELDRALITALVERWRPETHTFHLTVGEATITLQDVAVIMGLPVEGQPVIGHGEGNWPALVHELLGVWPENPQDPSQPKIIVGSSLKLTWLRQHFSALEDDADDVTVDRHAQAYILYLFGCILFPDKSGDSVQLIYLPLLGDLERVDEYSWGSATLAYLYRNLCRASRKGAKDMGGCLMLLQIWSWEHIHIGRPIIRTVRPDGQHDQEDDADDFEPILGSQHRCGMDPLAVSWLRVYLSRSHSPHTLVYYRDALDRQRDEQMTWQPYTAAKMEALPHICTSGHEIWRSRCPLICFDIVELHLPDRVMRQFGLEQVIPQACDTQRQLHAIDRRTGDKNYLVRHRSHVDAWNDRASTLVGGDNFTGHSSAMYMSWYRRISILRLTNIAFT, from the exons atggcgatgcggggcccagttgatccatcagtgcttacgcttcaggcgacacacaggagcgtagctgcgtgggagggctccactgcccaattggttactcgtcagcactaccaggcgagtacgttacggtgggaggtggatgacaAGGTATTAGACGTAGTCGAGCTAGCTGGTTTTAGATACATTCACCGGTTGTTGGGTGGGggcttagagctcgatcgagcacttatcactgcattggtggagaggtggaggccggagacacataccttccacctcacagttggcgaggcaacgatcacgttgcaagatgtggcagttatcaTGGGACTGCCGGTTGAAGGACAACCAGTCATTGGTCATGGggagggaaattggccagcattagtacatgagctgctaggggtttggccggaaaaccctcaagacccctcacagccgaagatcatcgttggatcgtcattgaagctgacttggctTCGACAGCATTTTAGCGCGCTTGAGGATGATGCAGATGATGTGACGGTTGACAGACATGCCCAAGCTTACAttttgtacctgtttggatgcatcttgtttccggacaagagcggcgactcggtacagttgatctatctccctctactgggagacttggagcgcgtagatgagtacagttggggaagtgctaccctagcgtatctgtatcgtaacttatgtcgagcatctcgtaagggtgccaaggacatgggtggatgcttgatgttgttacagatatggtcatgggagcacattcatatagggaggcccattATTCGGACGGTTCGACCggatgggcaacatgatcaggaagatgacgcggatgattttgaaccgatattagggtcacagcatcggtgcgggatggatcctttggcagtaag ctggcttcgcgtatatctttcgagatcccactccccacatactctcgtctactacagggacgcactagatcgacaacgggacgagcag atgacatggcagccttacacagcaGCTAAGATGGAAGCTCTaccgcacatatgtacatcgggccacgagatttggagatcgcgttgtcctcttatttgctttgacatcgtcgagctacatctcccggatcgtgtcatgcgtcaattcggtttggagcaggtaattccgcaagcctgtgacacccaacgtcaactacatgcgatcgatcggaggactggggacaagaactacctcgtacgacatagatcgcatgtagatgcgtggaacgaccgagcatctacattggttggaggagataacttcacaggtcatagctctgctatgtacatgagttggtacaggcgcatctccatattacgcctaacgaacatCGCATTTACgtag